A genomic region of Streptomyces sp. NBC_00247 contains the following coding sequences:
- a CDS encoding thiamine pyrophosphate-binding protein has translation MSHDHDDRPRLTEAQAEAALNPPPGRNGGDLVVESLQGLGATTVFGLPGQHALGMFDALRRSSLSYVGLRVENNAGFAADAYGRITGEVAPLLLSTGPGALTSLAALQEAAAASAPVLAISSQIPTAGLGGGRHGYLHELRDQKASFRDVVKSVHTVRTASQIPSAIAAAWESALTAPHGPVWIEIPQDVLLAETTLPPVSAMDATPRELYPRPELTLAAARLLSRAERPAIIAGGGVVRSDASGKLLALAEKLDAPVVTTFGGKGAFPWEHPLSLQSWLEDRHTTDFLESADVLLVIGSGLGELSSNYHTFSPRGRVIQIEADAGKLESNHPALGIHSDAREALADLLEAVETREDPTAPTRVRTLLEQVRDRIDAQDLTLEQRVLASVREALPDTAPSFWDMTILAYWAWSAFDSRHPNTMHSAQGAGGLGYAFPAALGAAAADPGRPVLAVSGDGGSMYSIAELATARQYDLPVTWLIVDDGGYGILREYMTGAFGEATATELARPDFVALAESFGVPAVRTTPDDLAADLAKALAAPGPSVVVLPALLKMFAPTHL, from the coding sequence GTGAGCCACGACCACGACGACCGGCCCCGCCTCACCGAGGCCCAGGCCGAAGCCGCACTCAACCCGCCGCCCGGCCGCAACGGCGGTGACCTCGTCGTCGAGTCCCTCCAGGGCCTCGGCGCGACCACCGTCTTCGGCCTGCCCGGCCAGCACGCGCTCGGCATGTTCGACGCCCTGCGCCGCTCCTCCCTCTCGTACGTCGGACTCCGCGTCGAGAACAACGCGGGCTTCGCGGCCGACGCCTACGGCCGCATCACCGGAGAGGTCGCCCCGCTGCTCCTCTCCACCGGCCCCGGCGCGCTGACCTCGCTCGCCGCCCTCCAGGAGGCGGCGGCGGCCTCCGCTCCCGTGCTCGCGATCTCCAGCCAGATCCCGACCGCCGGCCTCGGCGGCGGCCGCCACGGCTACCTGCACGAACTGCGCGACCAGAAGGCCTCCTTCCGTGACGTGGTGAAGTCCGTCCACACCGTGCGGACCGCCTCACAGATCCCCTCCGCCATCGCCGCCGCCTGGGAGTCCGCCCTCACCGCCCCGCACGGGCCGGTCTGGATCGAGATCCCGCAGGACGTGCTGCTCGCCGAGACCACGCTGCCGCCGGTCTCCGCGATGGACGCCACCCCGCGCGAGCTCTACCCGCGCCCCGAGCTCACCCTCGCCGCCGCCCGGCTGCTCTCCCGCGCCGAACGCCCCGCGATCATCGCGGGCGGCGGTGTGGTCCGCTCCGACGCGAGCGGCAAGCTGCTCGCCCTCGCCGAGAAGCTGGACGCCCCGGTCGTCACCACCTTCGGCGGCAAGGGCGCCTTCCCCTGGGAGCACCCCCTTTCGCTCCAGTCCTGGCTGGAGGACCGGCACACCACCGACTTCCTGGAGTCCGCCGACGTCCTCCTCGTCATCGGCTCCGGGCTCGGCGAACTCTCCTCGAACTACCACACCTTCAGCCCCCGGGGCCGGGTCATCCAGATCGAGGCGGACGCCGGGAAGCTGGAGTCCAACCACCCCGCCCTCGGCATCCACTCCGACGCCCGCGAAGCCCTCGCCGACCTCCTGGAAGCGGTCGAGACCCGCGAGGACCCCACCGCCCCGACGCGCGTCCGGACCCTGCTGGAGCAGGTCCGGGACCGCATCGACGCCCAGGACCTCACCCTGGAGCAGCGCGTCCTCGCCTCCGTCCGCGAGGCGCTCCCGGACACCGCGCCCAGCTTCTGGGACATGACGATCCTGGCCTATTGGGCCTGGTCCGCCTTCGACTCTCGCCACCCCAACACCATGCACTCCGCCCAAGGCGCCGGCGGTCTCGGCTACGCCTTCCCGGCGGCGCTCGGAGCGGCTGCCGCCGACCCGGGGCGGCCGGTGCTCGCCGTCTCCGGCGACGGCGGCTCGATGTACTCCATCGCCGAGCTCGCCACCGCCCGCCAGTACGACCTCCCGGTCACCTGGCTGATCGTCGACGACGGCGGCTACGGCATCCTGCGCGAGTACATGACGGGCGCATTCGGCGAGGCCACCGCCACCGAGCTGGCCCGGCCGGACTTCGTCGCCCTCGCCGAGTCCTTCGGCGTCCCGGCCGTCCGCACCACACCGGACGACCTCGCCGCCGACCTGGCGAAGGCGCTCGCCGCGCCCGGCCCGTCCGTGGTCGTGCTCCCGGCGCTGCTCAAGATGTTCGCCCCGACGCATCTGTAG
- a CDS encoding ABC transporter ATP-binding protein, translated as MTGYAWRYRRDVILALGASLAGMAVMALVPLITKVIIDDVVTAHTRSLAVWTGLLIGAAVVIYATAFVRRYYGGRLALDVQHDLRTEMYATITKLDGRRQDELSTGQVVGRATSDLQLIQSLLFMLPMTIGNILLFLVSLVIMAWLSPLLTLVAVAVAPAIWFIARRSRARLFPATWYAQSQAAAVAGVVDGAVSGVRVVKGFGQEGQETGKLREVGRRLFAGRMRTIRLNARYTPALQAVPALGQVAMLALGGWLATRGEITLGTFVAFSSYLAQLVGPVRMLAVVLTVGQQARAGVDRVLELIDTEPTFADGTEELPADAPAGVEFDDVSFGYGTPPGAPAADPGLGADTAHTAHVEDGEETHYRPVLQGFSLSIAPGETVALVGASGSGKSTVSLLLPRFYDVTHGAVLVGGHDVRELTLDSLRAAIGLVPEDSFLFSESVGANIAYGRPDATQEQIEAAARAAQADRFIAELPNGYDTKVGEHGLTLSGGQRQRVALARAILTDPRLLVLDDATSAVDARVEHEIHETLRQVMAGRTTLLIAHRRSTLGLADRIAVLDDGRLSDVGTHEELERRSALYRRLLTDPDELGGTSPGHQPPRVPPLEDDRTLQEEMEAEFDAERGITPALWIRKEQERDRATAGMPATPELLAQVEALPPATDVPDIDEDRAVRPEDSYGLRRLLRGFGAVLLVSLALVAVDAGMGLLLPVLIRHGIDSGVTQMSTGAIWTASLLALAAVVVQWAAQIGETRKTGRTGERVLYSLRLKIFSQLQRLGLDYYERELTGRIMTRMTTDVDALSSFLQTGLVTAFVSAVTFFGIMAVLLVLDLQLALVVFATLPFLIAGTVVFRRKSVAAYQLARERIGAVNADLQESVSGLRIVQAFNRERDGAARFAERSTSYRQARVRGQWLISVYFPFVQLLSSVASAAVLIVGAGRVDDGTLMVGALVAYLLYIDLFFAPVQQLSQVFDGYQQATVSLGRIQELLREPTSTADPDEPVELTELRGDIAFEDVSFAYGGEEEALTGIDLRIPAGQTVAFVGETGAGKSTLVKLVARFYDPTSGRVTADGTDLRQLDMTEYRHHLGVVPQESYLFPGTVRDAIAYGIPDASDARVEAAARAVGAHDMIATLDGGYLHEVAERGRNLSAGQRQLIALARAELVDPDVLLLDEATASLDLASEALVNQATDRLTGRRTTLVVAHRLTTAARADRVVVMEHGRVVEDGTHDELLALQGRYARLWRTFIGEDEPAAV; from the coding sequence CTGACCGGATACGCGTGGCGGTACCGCCGTGACGTGATCCTGGCGCTCGGCGCCTCCCTCGCCGGGATGGCCGTGATGGCCCTCGTGCCGCTGATCACCAAGGTGATCATCGACGACGTCGTCACCGCGCACACCCGCTCGCTCGCCGTCTGGACCGGCCTGCTGATAGGAGCGGCGGTCGTCATCTACGCCACCGCCTTCGTCCGCCGCTACTACGGCGGACGGCTCGCGCTCGACGTGCAGCACGACCTCCGTACCGAGATGTACGCGACGATCACCAAGCTCGACGGCAGACGCCAGGACGAGCTCTCCACCGGCCAGGTCGTCGGCCGCGCCACCAGCGACCTCCAGCTCATCCAGAGCCTGCTGTTCATGCTCCCGATGACCATCGGGAACATCCTGCTCTTCCTCGTCTCCCTGGTGATCATGGCGTGGCTCTCGCCGCTGCTGACCCTGGTCGCCGTCGCCGTCGCACCCGCCATCTGGTTCATCGCCCGCCGCTCCCGGGCCCGCCTCTTCCCGGCCACCTGGTACGCCCAGAGCCAGGCCGCCGCCGTAGCCGGAGTGGTCGACGGGGCCGTCTCCGGCGTCCGGGTCGTCAAGGGGTTCGGCCAGGAGGGGCAGGAGACCGGGAAGCTCCGCGAGGTCGGCCGGCGGCTGTTCGCGGGCCGGATGCGCACCATCCGGCTGAACGCCCGCTACACCCCCGCCCTCCAGGCCGTGCCCGCGCTCGGGCAGGTCGCGATGCTGGCGCTCGGCGGCTGGCTGGCGACCCGGGGCGAGATCACCCTCGGCACGTTCGTCGCGTTCTCCTCGTACCTCGCCCAGCTCGTCGGCCCGGTCCGGATGCTCGCCGTGGTCCTCACCGTGGGCCAGCAGGCCCGCGCCGGTGTGGACCGGGTGCTGGAGCTGATCGACACCGAGCCGACGTTCGCCGACGGCACCGAGGAGCTGCCGGCCGACGCCCCGGCCGGTGTCGAGTTCGACGACGTGAGCTTCGGCTACGGCACGCCCCCGGGCGCCCCCGCGGCGGACCCCGGCCTCGGCGCGGACACCGCGCACACCGCCCACGTGGAGGACGGCGAGGAGACCCACTACCGCCCCGTCCTGCAGGGCTTCTCCCTCTCCATCGCCCCCGGTGAGACCGTCGCCCTGGTCGGCGCCTCCGGAAGCGGCAAGTCCACCGTCTCCCTGCTGCTGCCGCGCTTCTACGACGTGACGCACGGCGCCGTCCTCGTCGGCGGCCACGACGTCCGCGAGCTGACCCTCGACTCCCTGCGCGCCGCCATCGGGCTCGTCCCCGAGGACAGCTTCCTCTTCTCCGAGAGCGTCGGCGCCAACATCGCCTACGGCCGCCCCGACGCCACCCAGGAGCAGATCGAGGCCGCCGCCCGCGCCGCGCAGGCCGACCGTTTCATCGCCGAGCTGCCGAACGGCTACGACACCAAGGTCGGCGAGCACGGCCTCACCCTCTCCGGCGGGCAGCGCCAGCGCGTCGCCCTGGCCCGCGCGATCCTCACCGACCCCCGGCTGCTCGTCCTGGACGACGCCACCTCGGCCGTCGACGCCCGCGTGGAGCACGAGATCCACGAGACCCTGCGGCAGGTGATGGCGGGCCGCACCACCCTGCTCATCGCCCACCGCCGCTCCACCCTCGGCCTCGCCGACCGCATCGCCGTCCTGGACGACGGGCGGCTCTCCGACGTCGGCACCCACGAGGAGCTGGAGCGGCGCTCCGCGCTCTACCGCCGGCTGCTCACCGACCCCGACGAGCTGGGCGGCACCTCGCCCGGCCACCAGCCGCCGCGCGTCCCGCCCCTGGAGGACGACCGCACGCTCCAGGAGGAGATGGAGGCGGAGTTCGACGCCGAACGCGGCATCACCCCGGCCCTCTGGATCCGCAAGGAGCAGGAGCGCGACCGGGCCACCGCGGGGATGCCCGCCACACCGGAGCTGCTCGCCCAGGTGGAGGCGCTGCCGCCCGCCACCGACGTCCCGGACATCGACGAGGACCGGGCCGTCCGCCCGGAGGACTCGTACGGCCTGCGCAGACTGCTGCGCGGCTTCGGGGCGGTGCTGCTCGTCAGCCTCGCGCTGGTGGCCGTGGACGCCGGGATGGGGCTGCTGCTGCCGGTGCTGATCCGCCACGGCATCGACTCGGGCGTCACGCAGATGTCCACCGGCGCGATCTGGACGGCCTCGCTCCTCGCGCTGGCCGCCGTCGTCGTGCAGTGGGCGGCGCAGATCGGGGAGACCCGCAAGACCGGCCGTACCGGTGAGCGGGTGCTGTACTCGCTGCGGCTCAAGATCTTCTCGCAGCTCCAGCGGCTCGGCCTCGACTACTACGAGCGTGAGCTGACCGGCCGGATCATGACCAGGATGACGACGGACGTGGACGCCCTGTCCTCGTTCCTGCAGACCGGTCTGGTCACGGCGTTCGTCTCGGCCGTCACCTTCTTCGGGATCATGGCGGTCCTGCTGGTCCTGGACCTGCAACTGGCCCTCGTCGTCTTCGCCACCCTGCCGTTCCTGATCGCCGGGACCGTCGTGTTCCGACGCAAGAGCGTGGCCGCGTACCAGCTGGCCCGTGAGCGCATCGGCGCGGTCAACGCCGACCTCCAGGAGTCCGTCTCCGGGCTGCGGATCGTGCAGGCGTTCAACCGCGAGCGGGACGGCGCGGCGCGGTTCGCGGAGCGCAGCACCAGCTACCGGCAGGCGCGGGTCCGCGGCCAGTGGCTGATCTCGGTGTACTTCCCGTTCGTCCAGCTGCTCTCCTCCGTCGCCTCGGCCGCCGTGCTGATCGTCGGAGCGGGCCGGGTCGACGACGGGACGCTGATGGTGGGCGCGCTCGTCGCCTATCTGCTCTACATCGACCTGTTCTTCGCCCCCGTGCAGCAGCTCTCCCAGGTCTTCGACGGCTACCAGCAGGCGACCGTCTCGCTCGGCCGCATCCAGGAGCTGCTGCGGGAGCCCACCTCGACCGCCGATCCCGACGAGCCGGTGGAGCTGACCGAGCTGCGGGGCGACATCGCGTTCGAGGACGTGTCCTTCGCGTACGGGGGCGAGGAGGAGGCCCTCACCGGCATCGACCTGCGCATTCCGGCCGGGCAGACCGTGGCGTTCGTCGGTGAGACGGGTGCGGGCAAGTCCACGCTGGTCAAGCTGGTCGCCCGGTTCTACGACCCGACGTCCGGCCGGGTCACCGCGGACGGGACCGATCTGCGGCAGCTCGACATGACGGAGTACCGGCACCACCTCGGGGTCGTCCCGCAGGAGTCGTACCTCTTCCCCGGCACGGTCCGCGACGCCATCGCGTACGGCATCCCGGACGCCTCCGACGCACGGGTGGAGGCGGCGGCCCGGGCGGTCGGCGCGCACGACATGATCGCGACGCTGGACGGCGGCTACCTCCACGAGGTCGCGGAGCGTGGCCGCAACCTCTCCGCAGGACAGCGCCAGCTGATCGCGCTGGCCCGTGCCGAGCTGGTCGATCCCGACGTGCTGCTGCTCGACGAGGCCACCGCCTCCCTGGACCTGGCCAGCGAGGCCCTGGTGAACCAGGCGACCGACCGGCTCACCGGCCGCCGCACCACGCTGGTGGTCGCCCACCGGCTGACCACGGCGGCGCGCGCGGACCGGGTCGTGGTGATGGAGCACGGCCGGGTGGTGGAGGACGGTACGCACGACGAACTCCTCGCCCTCCAGGGCCGGTACGCCCGGCTGTGGCGCACCTTCATAGGGGAGGACGAGCCCGCCGCCGTCTGA
- the speB gene encoding agmatinase, whose amino-acid sequence MSSSETPRGPIDSSRVPRYAGPATFARLPRLDEVGTTDVAVVGVPFDTGVSYRPGARFGGNAIREASRLLRPYNPAQDASPFALAQVADAGDIAANPFNINEAVETIEAAADDLLSTGARLMTLGGDHTIALPLLRSVAKKHGPVALLHFDAHLDTWDTYFGAEYTHGTPFRRAVEEGILDTSALSHVGTRGPLYGKQDLTDDAKLGFGIVTSADVMRRGVDEITDQLRQRIGDRPLYISIDIDVLDPAHAPGTGTPEAGGLTSRELLEIVRGLSSCHLVSADLVEVAPAYDHAEITAVAASHTAYELTTIMSRQIAEARTK is encoded by the coding sequence ATGAGCAGCAGCGAAACGCCCCGCGGCCCCATCGACTCCTCCCGTGTGCCCCGGTACGCCGGTCCCGCGACGTTCGCCCGGCTGCCCCGGCTCGACGAGGTCGGCACCACCGACGTCGCCGTCGTCGGCGTGCCCTTCGACACCGGCGTCTCCTACCGTCCCGGCGCCCGCTTCGGCGGCAACGCGATCCGCGAGGCCTCGCGCCTCCTGCGCCCCTACAACCCGGCCCAGGACGCCTCGCCGTTCGCGCTCGCCCAGGTCGCCGACGCCGGTGACATCGCCGCCAACCCGTTCAACATCAACGAGGCCGTCGAGACGATCGAGGCCGCGGCCGACGACCTGCTCTCCACCGGCGCCCGGCTGATGACCCTTGGCGGCGACCACACCATCGCCCTGCCGCTGCTGCGTTCCGTCGCCAAGAAGCACGGACCGGTCGCCCTTCTCCACTTCGACGCCCACCTGGACACCTGGGACACCTACTTCGGCGCCGAGTACACCCACGGCACGCCGTTCCGCCGGGCCGTCGAGGAAGGCATCCTCGACACCTCCGCCCTCTCCCACGTCGGCACCCGCGGCCCGCTCTACGGCAAGCAGGACCTCACCGACGACGCCAAGCTGGGCTTCGGCATCGTCACCTCCGCCGACGTGATGCGGCGCGGCGTCGACGAGATCACCGATCAGCTCCGCCAGCGCATCGGCGACCGGCCGCTCTACATCTCCATCGACATCGACGTGCTCGACCCGGCCCACGCGCCCGGCACCGGCACCCCCGAGGCCGGCGGCCTCACCTCCCGCGAGCTCCTCGAAATCGTGCGCGGCCTCTCCTCCTGCCACCTCGTCTCCGCCGACCTGGTCGAGGTGGCTCCGGCGTACGACCACGCGGAGATCACCGCCGTCGCCGCCTCGCACACCGCCTACGAGCTCACGACGATCATGTCCCGCCAGATCGCCGAGGCGCGCACGAAGTGA